The following nucleotide sequence is from Nocardioides eburneiflavus.
CGCCGGCCTTCTCCTGCGCCTCGTCGGTCGAGGCCCCGAGGTGCGGGGTCGCGACGACGTTCTCGAGCTCGAAGAGCGGGCTGTCGGTGCAGGGCTCGCTGGCGAAGACGTCGAGGCCGGCGGCGGTGATCTGACCGGTCTTGAGGGCGTCGAAGAGGGCGGCCTCGTCGACGATCCCGCCGCGTGCGGCGTTGACGAGCACGAGGCTCGGCTTGGCGGCGGCGAGCTGGTCGGCGCCGATCAGGCCGACGGTCTCGGGCGTCTTGGGCAGGTGGACGCTCATGAAGTCGGACTCGGCGAGCAGCGTGTCGAGGTCGACGAGGCGGACGCCCATCTGCGCGGCGCGGCCGGCCTGGACGTACGGGTCGTAGGCGATCACCTTCATGCCGAAGGCGCTCAGGCGCTGGGCGACGAGGACGCCGATGCGGCCGAGGCCGACGATGCCGACGGTCTTCTCGTACAGCTCGATGCCGGTGTACTTCGAGCGCTTCCACTCGCCACCGCGCAGCGCGGCGTGCGCGGGGCTGATGTGGCGCGCGGCGGCGAGCATCAGCGCGACGGCGAGCTCGGCGGCGCTGACGATGTTGCTGGTCGGGGCGTTCACGACCATCACGCCGGCCTGGGTGGCGGCCTTGACGTCGACGTTGTCGAGCCCGACACCGGCTCGCGCGACGACCTTGAGGCGCTGGGCCGCGGCCAGCGCCTCGGCGTCGACCTTGGTGGCGGACCGGACCAGGATGGCGTCCACGTCAGCGATCGCGGGCAGCAGCTCGGCGCGGTCGGCACCGTTGCAGCTGCGGATCTCGAAGTCCGGCCCGAGCGCCTCGATCGTGGCGGGGCTCAGCTCTTCGGCGATGAGTACGACAGGCCGTGCGTGGGTGGAGGATTCGGGTGCGTTCACAGCGGGGTCCTCGTGATGATCAAGGGTGGTCCGGGACTGCACGACGCTGTGCCCGACCCACACTACCGGGGAGTCGGGCGTGCGGCCCATCGCCCCACATGCCGGACGCCGAGCCTCTGTCGGCGCCCGCCCCTACGCTGGGCCGATGGGTGCGATGGACGACGCCGAACGCCTGGAGCCCGGGACCGTCGAGGAGTGGAGCGCATGGCTGCGCGAGCACCACACGCAGCCCTCCGGGGTGTGGCTGGTGTCGCCGCGCAGGGCGGCGCAGAGGACGTTCTCCTACGAGGAGGCGGTGCTCGAGG
It contains:
- the serA gene encoding phosphoglycerate dehydrogenase, which codes for MNAPESSTHARPVVLIAEELSPATIEALGPDFEIRSCNGADRAELLPAIADVDAILVRSATKVDAEALAAAQRLKVVARAGVGLDNVDVKAATQAGVMVVNAPTSNIVSAAELAVALMLAAARHISPAHAALRGGEWKRSKYTGIELYEKTVGIVGLGRIGVLVAQRLSAFGMKVIAYDPYVQAGRAAQMGVRLVDLDTLLAESDFMSVHLPKTPETVGLIGADQLAAAKPSLVLVNAARGGIVDEAALFDALKTGQITAAGLDVFASEPCTDSPLFELENVVATPHLGASTDEAQEKAGVSVARSVRLALSGELVPDAVNVQGGVIAEDVRPGIPLTEKLGRVFTALAGEVAQQLDVEVRGEITEFDVKVLELAALKGVFADIVEDQVSYVNAPLLAAERGTEVRLVTEAESPDHRNLITLRGTLADGTQVSVSGTLVGISQKERLVEVNGFDVDIEPTTHLAFVTYEDRPGMVGVVGGILGDAAVNIAGMQVSRQDRGGEALVALSVDSAIPADTLAEIATAMKATTVRAVDLA